Proteins encoded in a region of the Coregonus clupeaformis isolate EN_2021a chromosome 9, ASM2061545v1, whole genome shotgun sequence genome:
- the LOC121574358 gene encoding cysteinyl leukotriene receptor 2-like, giving the protein MTSMQQSWTTERGLTGGTDNMSLESEVRNLTCDCPIDSFKRSVFPAAYLLFFFLGLIANSASLWVFLSMYRRRRSITTVNLYMLNLLLSDLMLVCSLPLRAAYYLLDSHWPFGDITCRLVSYVFYINMYGSVYFLLALSVIRYLAVSRPYTFMSLEGGSCGWVGCLLIWIFVSLASAPLLSTGTIQDGEERTRCLELGSSLGTIILLNRAALVVGFTLPFTVISVCYVCVLLSLRQCRAGVEGMKRPSRRKSCALVILGLGIFMICFLPYHVVRTLFLAAEQNAQLNGCEDSCSYLQGIRKAAVVTLCLAAGNSCLDPFLFFFVGENFRDFCMKKDRRQRRVFNNTERQMFQDCSP; this is encoded by the coding sequence GTCTCACTGGAGGCACAGACAATATGAGTCTGGAATCAGAGGTGAGGAATCTGACATGCGATTGTCCCATCGACAGCTTCAAGCGCAGCGTGTTTCCTGCTGCATACCTGCTCTTCTTCTTCCTGGGCCTGATAGCCAACAGTGCCTCCCTCTGGGTCTTTCTGAGCAtgtacaggaggaggaggagcatcaCCACAGTTAACCTGTACATGTTGAACCTGCTGTTGTCTGACCTCATGCTGGTGTGCTCTCTGCCACTCAGGGCAGCATACTACCTGCTGGACTCCCATTGGCCGTTTGGGGACATCACCTGCCGCCTGGTCTCCTACGTATTCTACATCAACATGTATGGCTCTGTCTACTTCCTGCTGGCCCTGAGTGTCATCCGCTACCTGGCTGTATCGCGCCCCTACACGTTCATGAGTCTGGAGGGTGGATCCTGTGGTTGGGTAGGGTGTCTACTCATCTGGATCTTTGTGTCCCTGGCCTCCGCACCACTACTGAGTACTGGGACTATCCAGGATGGGGAAGAGCGGACCCGCTGTCTGGAGCTGGGCAGCAGCCTGGGCACCATCATCCTCCTGAACCGTGCTGCCCTGGTGGTCGGCTTCACCCTGCCCTTCACTGTCATCTCTGTCTGCTATGTGTGTGTTCTGCTCAGCCTTAGGCAGTGTAGGGCTGGGGTGGAGGGGATGAAGAGGCCCTCCAGGAGGAAGTCTTGTGCCCTCGTCATCCTTGGTCTCGGCATCTTCATGATCTGCTTCTTGCCCTATCATGTAGTACGAACACTCTTCCTGGCAGCAGAGCAGAATGCTCAGCTAAATGGTTGTGAGGATTCTTGCAGCTATCTCCAGGGGATTCGGAAGGCTGCCGTGGTAACGCTCTGTCTTGCAGCAGGGAACAGCTGCCTAGACCCCTTCCTTTTCTTCTTTGTGGGAGAAAACTTCAGAGATTTCTGCATGAAAAAGgataggagacagaggagagtttttaacaacacagagagacaaatgtTTCAAGACTGCAGCCCATAG